One window of the Epinephelus moara isolate mb chromosome 24, YSFRI_EMoa_1.0, whole genome shotgun sequence genome contains the following:
- the si:dkeyp-67f1.2 gene encoding protein FAM3C has translation MRCRAGLHFAAVIVVLMITWGIAIKSFDVRETARSVFGCNDIDQITTKIKTDTKTAEAKCSLSRACPPDHFALHIRSGAANIVGPKICFDGKIIMSHVLNNVGPGLNIVVVNGESGIVEKFGYLNMKDGNPEDIMAYLTEITPGMIVFVASFDDVTKKMTKEMREVFAGMGSTLIKSVKHRDSWVFAGRAGTGNKSLFEKQAVNDKKTNIYEGWPDVVEVGGCFPRTPTDGQKP, from the exons ATGAGATGCCGAG CTGGTTTGCACTTTGCTGCTGTAATTGTTGTCCTCATGATAACGTGGGGAATCGCCATCAAGTCATTTGATGTGCGGGAGACAGCAAGAAGTGTTTTTG GCTGTAATGACATCGATCAAATcacaacaaaaatcaaaacag ATACAAAAACAGCCGAGGCAAAGTGCAGCCTTTCCAGAGCCTGTCCACCTGACCACTTTGCTTTACACATCCGGAGCGGAGCAGCTAATATTGTCGGGCCAAAGATCTGTTTTGATGGTAAAAT AATTATGAGTCATGTGTTGAATAATGTGGGACCAGGACTGAACATTGTGGTGGTAAATG GTGAAAGTGGAATTGTGGAAAAGTTTGGCTACCTTAATATGAAAGATGGAA ACCCAGAAGACATCATGGCGTACCTGACGGAGATAACACCCGGTATGATCGTCTTCGTGGCCTCGTTTGACGATGTGACAAAAAA GATGACAAAGGAAATGAGGGAGGTGTTTGCCGGAATGGGAAGCACTTTGATCAAGTCTGTGAAACACAGAGATAGCTGGGTGTTTGCTGGAAGAGCAGGGACAGGAAACAAAAGCCTCTTTGAGAAG CAAGCTGTTAATGACAAGAAAACCAACATTTATGAAGGATGGCCGGACGTGGTGGAGGTGGGCGGCTGTTTTCCAAGGACGCCAACTGATGGACAGAAACCTTGA
- the LOC126386739 gene encoding actin-associated protein FAM107A, whose amino-acid sequence MGVTHGKKRDLQHSSGTHLNGSASVVQTHQTEQQDRCPEFRVPPSHLPSEEESSDLIKPQKPLNPLSASRSHQELHKELRMTHKRRVTQEGKTELQRALEKRRWEQRTKASRDQEEAKKNRSPLHQELLKRHQRLEKLERDKGQQQERDGPEFLQVKERLRRTAMLDAGGEV is encoded by the exons ATGGGAGTCACCCATGGGAAGAAG AGAGATCTCCAACATTCTTCAGGGACACACCTGAATGGGTCTG CCTCAGTagtgcagacacaccaaactgaacAGCAAGACCGATGCCCAGAGTTTCGGGTTCCTCCGTCCCATCTCCCgagtgaggaggagagcagTGATCTCATCAAACCCCAGAAACCTCTCAATCCTTTATCGGCCTCCAGGAGTCACCAGGAGCTCCACAAAGAACTGCGGATGACCCACAAGAG GAGAGTGACTCAGGAAGGAAAGACTGAACTCCAGAGAGCTTTAGAGAAGAGGAGATGGGAACAGAGGACGAAGGCGAGCAGGGATCAGGAGGAGGCGAAGAAGAACAGATCACCACTTCATCAGGAGCTGCTGAAAAGACATCAGAGGCTAGAAAAG CTGGAGAGAGACAAAGGACAGCAGCAAGAGCGTGACGGGCCAGAGTTCCTCCAAGTTAAAGAGAGACTGAGAAGAACTGCAATGTTGGATGCAGGAGGAGAAGTGTGA
- the camk1a gene encoding calcium/calmodulin-dependent protein kinase type 1, whose amino-acid sequence MPLGEDGNGWKKKTSDIKEHYDFKEVLGTGAFSEVVLAEEKRTQRLVAIKCIPKKALEGKENNIENEIAVLHRIKHPNIVTLEDIFESTSHLYLVMQLVSGGELFDRIVEKGFYTERDASQLIHQILDAVKYLHDMGIVHRDLKPENLLYYSMDEDSKIMISDFGLSKIEGAGSVMSTACGTPGYVAPEVLAQKPYSKAVDCWSIGVISYILLCGYPPFYDENDAKLFEQILKAEYEFDSPYWDDISDSAKDFICHLMEKDPLKRYTCEQALQHPWICGDTALDKNIHESVSAQIKKNFAKSKWKQAFNATAVVRHMRKLQLGTSLEGPSQITPTSPCHGHLLPEEEEEEEEDDLGNGEEESLSHYEDGRRGSTEGSTDRDSLRSCTYCCRPASRV is encoded by the exons AGAGGAGAAAAGGACCCAGAGGCTGGTGGCCATCAAGTGCATCCCCAAGAAAGCATTGGAAGGCAAAGAGAACAACATCGAAAATGAGATCGCAGTACTACACAG AATCAAGCACCCCAACATTGTTACACTGGAGGACATCTTTGAAAGTACATCCCACCTATATCTCGTCATGCAGCT GGTGtctggaggtgagctgtttgacAGGATTGTGGAGAAAGGTTTCTACACAGAGAGAGACGCCAGCCAACTCATCCACCAGATCTTGGATGCAGTCAAATATCTGCATGATATGGGGATCGTCCACAGAGACTTGAAG CCGGAGAACCTGCTGTATTACAGCATGGACGAAGACTCCAAAATCATGATCAGCGATTTTGGGCTGTCAAAGATCGAGGGAGCAGGCAGTGTCATGTCCACCGCCTGTGGTACTCCCGGATATGTGG ctccGGAGGTGCTCGCTCAGAAGCCGTACAGCAAAGCAGTGGACTGCTGGTCCATAGGAGTTATTTCTTATATTCT GTTGTGTGGATATCCTCCGTTTTACGATGAAAATGATGCCAAGTTATTTGAGCAGATTCTGAAAGCAGAGTATGAATTTGACTCTCCATACTGGGATGACATCTCAGACTCAG CCAAAGACTTCATCTGTCACCTGATGGAGAAAGACCCTTTGAAGAGATATACATGTGAGCAGGCTCTTCAGCACCCATG GATCTGCGGAGACACAGCTCTGGACAAGAATATCCATGAATCTGTCAGCGCTCAAATCAAGAAGAACTTTGCCAAAAGTAAATGGAAG CAAGCGTTTAATGCCACAGCAGTGGTGCGCCACATGCGGAAGCTGCAGCTGGGCACGAGTCTCGAGGGACCCAGTCAGATTACTCCCACCAGTCCCTGCCATGGACATCTGCtcccagaggaggaggaggaggaggaggaagatgatttGGGCAatggggaggaggagagct TGTCCCACTACGAGGATGGCCGTCGCGGAAGCACCGAGGGCAGCACAGATCGGGACAGCCTGAGAAGCTGCACCTACTGCTGCAGGCCAGCCAGTCGCGTTTGA